The window CCTATAACCTATAATTTAAAAGTAATTTTTCTGCCGATTCTTATAGTAAATAACACAGATGCACACGCAAGTAACAAGGTAATTCCTAGTGCAATCGTCCATACATGAAAGTCTGTAACCATTTCACCTAGCAATGGTCTTCTAATAATCTCTAACATATAGTAAATCGGATTAAGTTGATATATAATGCCATAGTTTTTTTCAGCAAGAATGTCAGGTTTCCATACAATTGGGGTTACATAAAAAAAACCTTGTATTATCAGTCCTTGAAGTGGGGCATAATCCCGTATATGTGTATTAATTAATGCTGCCAATGTTGCTAAAGAAATACCAAATACTAACCATATAATAAGGGCAGGAACTACCATAAGCATAAAATAATTAAAATTCTCTGGGCTTATAAATAAATATACAATAAAAAATGCACCCAAACCAAATAACAGATTTGTAAATTCCACAAGTGCTGTCCTAATTGGAAAAATCTCAATTGGTGTCTGTGTCTGCTTAATATAACCTTGCGCAGAAATAAATGAAGTTGTTCCTCCTTGTGCACATGCTGAAATATACAACCATGGGATTAATCCTGAAAACAAATAAGGTACAAAGACTTTCATTGATATGCCCCATAATAAAGAGAAAACAGTTCCAATTATTGCTACCAAACCTAATGGGGTAACTAATGACCAAGCTATACCAAGTATAGTACCACGATATCTATTTTTAAGGTCTCTACTCACCAAACTAAACAGTATGTATCTACCATTATATATATTTTTAAAATATCTCAAGAGTTTCCAGCCTCTCCGTGATAATATTAGTGCCGTGCTTTTTCCAAGATTTTTTGCAATAAAACTTTGGCGGAATTCAATCCTTCTCTTTTAATTAAATTTATCAATTTATAAGCCCAATAGTTTTTATTACAACATGAAATACATACATCCTGTTCCAAAATGCTAGGAGCCTTATATTCAGTTAGTTCAGGGAATGCTCTGCAAACATCATTAGATATCGTAGTTAGGTTAAATTGTTCTCTAACCTGTTTTAACACATTATTCTTTATTCTTAGCAAATGATTAGGATTCTGAATTAAATATGAAATAGCATTAATCCATTGATGTTTATCGTTATCTGTCAACATTCCATTTATATTATTTACTACAATTCTTTTATAGGGTTCAACATTAGAATACACTCCGGCTATTCCTAGAGCTCCATATTCTAAGAACTTATTAAAATATTTACATGCATGAAAATCTGTTTGTGGTAAAGGAGCTAGCCCAATATCCCATTTTAATGAATGCATCCTCTCTGAATATTTATCATGTAATGTTTCATACGGTAGATAAATCACTGGATAATCAACATGAAAACTAGGTTTTACTCCAAAAAACTGAAATTCAATTCTATCTGAAAATCTATCATAAATATCTTTAATAGGTGCTTCTAAAAAAGTGTCGATAAAGTATTTATGATCCAAACCTCCAGCAAATCCTATTTTAATTTTGTCTTGTATTTTATCAATATTTATATCCATATCTGCTAGTAATGCCGGTGCATCTAATTTTGATGCTTTTTGAAAAAAACATTTATATTTATCCAACAATAGTAGATTAGTTGTCCATAGTCCATCACATTGTTTCATAATAGACAAAATATTATTTTGAACTACTTTATTACTGTAATAAATATAACTATTTGATGTTTCAGTTATATTTGGCAAATCATCATCAAGGAAATATATATTATACTTATGGAGCTTTCTACACTCTTTTGCTAAGTCGAGTTCTAAATCTTCAGAGCCTCTAATAAAAATTACAACGTCAGCAAATACAATATCACTTTTATTTACTTTTAAGCTCTCTTTGAACCTAAACTCTAATAAACCCCTTTTTTCTATTTCCTGAAGAGGTTTAATGACCCCCACTGTAGCAGATGGAATTGTACTTAAACATAACGCTAATACCCTTGTTTTTCTCATGTCTGTTACCTATTCTCTATAACCATTTTGAGAACACTTATGCTCTGTTTATCAGCAATTGACTCTTTTCTAAAACCAATTCTTTTATAAAGGTTAATAGCCCTCTCGTTATTTGACAAGACCTCTAAGTAAACCGTAAATAACTTCAGTTCTTTAAAGGCAAAGTCACACAATAGCTCTGTAGCCCTTTTAGCATAACCCTTTCCTTTATAACTATCATTACCAATAATCAGCCTTCCAAATTCAGCTGATAAGTTAGCAGTATCAATGTTATATAAAGAAGCTGTACCAATAGAACAATTGTTATTCTTAACATCCTCAATTATAAAAACTAAATCATTAGTTCTTTTTAGATAGCTTTCATACCATTCCAATTGCTGTTTTACAGATATAAGACCTTTATTGATAAACCATTTTCTATTATCTTCACAGTTTCTCCATTTTCGCAAGAACTCCAAGTCATCTCTATTAATTGTACGTAGAATTAAGTTTTCATCTTTAATAAGATATTTTTTTTTCAATACCTTCACCTTCATTTATTTACTGTAATTAATAATCTTATCACTAATATAATCTACGTCTTTTTTAGTCATTTGCAGATGTAAAGGCAGAGAAAGAATTCTGCCACTTAAATAATGGGTCCGAGGACAAGTTCCATTAGCATATAGATACATCTCATACTCAGTATTATCTCTATAGTGTACTCCAGGGTAGATTTCACTTTCATTTAATGCTAATAATAACTCGTCTCTATTGTTAACCTCAATTATATATAAGTGTCTTGAAGATTCACAGCCTTCAGATACCATAACCGGTTTTATTTTATTGCTCCAATTTGCAAAGTTTTTGTCATACCAGACAGATAATTGCCTACGATATGAATTATCTTGATCTAAATATTTTAATTGCACAAGCCCTATTGCAGCCATAATTGAATTTCCATGATACTTATATCCTAGGTGTTCTACATCGTACTTCCATTTATAAGCTCCTTTAGAACTAGTCCTGCTGTATGTATCTTTATTTATACCCAACCAGGTTAGCTTTCGACAAAGCTCATCATTCTCAAAATCTTTAAAACATATCATTCCAGAATCTGCTGTTGGTAAGTTTTTTACTGCTTGAAAAGAATACACTACTACATCAGCTTCTTTACCTGGGATTTCCCCATTTAACCGTGTTCCAGCCATATGAGCAGCATCTAATATAAGTTTTAAACCATGCTTCTTGCACAGCTCAACTACTCTTGTATACTCACCTGTGTTTCCACCTATTCCCACATATAAAACTGCCTTAGTTTTGTCTGTAATTTTCTTTTCTATATCCTCTGGAGAAATACATAAACTATTGTCTATGTCAGCAAAAACAACTTTCAAATTTTCATAAGATATAGCATGATTAGTTGATATAAAGGTTAAAGGAGTAGATATTATCTCATCCAAATCTCCCCACCCGTTTTTCATTTTAAGAACTTTAATTGCAATATGCAACCCAGCAGTTGCAGAATTTAAAAAATGGGCATTTGGCAATCCTGTATATTTTTTCCATTCCTCTTCAAATTGAACAGTTTTAAAACCTAATCCAGTCCAACCTTTTTCCAAGCACTCTTTAATTTCTTGCAAACACTCATCAACCCTAAAAGTAGGCACAAAAAGCTGTAATCCCATGTTTTTCTCTCCTTAAAAAACAATTCATTTATTTATTTAACGATTTTGTTCGTTATAATTAATTCCGCAAAGACCAATTCTAATTGTTTTTCCCAATGCGGTAAGCTGATTCCAAAAACATTAAAAAGTTTAGTATTAGACAAGATAGAGTTTTTTGGCCTGGCAACATTTGATGGATAATCTTCACTTTTAATATGGTTTATTTTTACAAATCTATTGGAATGTATCAAACAGTATTTTTTTACTATTATATTTGCAAAACCATACCAGCTTGTATACCCATCAGCAGTCATATTGTAGATACCCTTATGTTTATCAAATGAATTTAAAAGACCCTGATTGCACTGTAATACTATTTGTGCAGTAGCCTCAGCTATCATTCTACTCCAGGTAGGTGAGCCTATTTGATCATCTACGACGTTAAAAAACTCTTTATCTTTTATAAGATCTAGTATTTTTAAAAAAAAATTTTTTCCTCTTATACCATAGGCCCAGCTTGTCCGAAAGATAAAATAAGGAGCTCCGCTATTTTGGATGTTTCTTTCACCCTCAAGCTTGGTTTTTCCATAGACATTTATAGGGTTTGGTTCATCTTCTTCTGTATATGGACTGTTTTTTGTTCCATCAAATACATAGTCAGTTGAATAGTGTATTATACCTGCTCCGATTTTCTTTGCTTCTTCAGCAAGAATGCCTGGTGCTATACCGTTTATTGCCATGGCTAGCTCAGGCTCTTCCTCAGCTTTATCCACAGCAGTATAGGCAGCAGCATTAACAATAAGCTGAGGCTGGACCTTTCTTACTCCAGTACGAATTGCCTTTTCATCTGTAAGATCTAGATCTTCAATATCCCAGGCAGTTATTTCACCCAGAGTAGCCATGGTTCTCTGAAGCTCCCAGCCAATCTGCCCATTTTTACCTAACAATAATATCCTCATGGTTAGTCCTCCATACTGAAGGGGCTGTTAGCTTCATCCTCATGGCGTATTTCATCAACTGCATCTTTCTTTCCCCAGCCCATGAAAAGCTTATCGGGATAATTTATCACCATACCCCTGGCGGTTTTAGATACATTCTTATAACCATGGATAATCCCAGGGGGAATTATTACTGTAATTGGATTATCTTCTCCTCCATAAAGCAGCATATAGTTTCCATATGTATCACTTTTCTCTCTGTTATCCCAGAGCTTTATTTTAAAATTGCCAGGGCCTATAAAAGAGAAGATATCAGTTTGCTCAACATGCTCATGGGGCCCCCTGCTAACACCTGGTTCTGTATATGAAACATAACTCATAATAGGATTCAAACCTTCAGGTAATTCATCCACCCTCATGGTTTCTGTTAAATAGCCTCTTTCATCTACATGTTTAACTAGCTTTTGTATTATAACTCCGCTAATTTTATCCTTTTTCCAATTTGCCATTATGCTTCTCCTTAGTTAAGATACCTTAAACAAATTGATTAAATAGTCTTTGTAATAGCAGTTACACATGCTGCTAATAATAGCTTTCAACTGGCTCTTATCAATAAAGCCCATCCGATATGCTATTTCTTCAATACATGCTATTTTTAGTCCTTGTCTTTTTTCTATAGTTGCAATGAAGTTTGCAGCATCCAGTAAGCTTTCAGGTGTTCCCGTATCCAGCCAGGCAGTCCCCCTGCCCAATAGCTCAACACTTAATTTGCCTTTTTTAAGATATTCAATGTTGACATCAGTTATTTCAAGTTCGCCTCTAGCTGATGGCTTTAAGTTTTTAGAAATTTCTACTACCTGGTTATCATAAAAGTACAGGCCTGGAACTGCATAATTAGATTTTGGATTCCTGGGTTTTTCCTCGATGCTTAATACCTTGCCAGCTTCATCAAAGTCTACAACACCATATCTCTCAGGGTCCTTTACCCAGTAACCAAAAACAATGGCACCATCATTTAAATCCCCAGCTTTTCTTAGGGTGTTGGTAAGACCATGCCCATAAAAGACATTGTCCCCTAGTATAAGACAGACATTATCGTTACCTATAAATTTTTCTCCAATAATAAAGGCTTGAGCTATTCCTTCAGGCTTTTCCTGAACTTCGTAGGAAAAATTCATACCCAATCTGCTGCCATCACCCAAAACCTCTTTATATTTTGGTGTGTCTTCTGGAGTAGATATAATTAATACATCCTTAATTCCTGCAAACATAAGAGTTGACAGCGGATAATATATCATAGGCTTGTCATAAACTGGCAGCAACTGCTTGGTTATAGCAATTGTACAAGGTTTTAATCTAGAGCCTGAGCCACCCGCTAAAATAATACCCTTCATTTTTATTACCAGCTCCTTTTTAACCGACCCTATCAGTGTAATTTAAATCCATCCATTTTTTGTATTCACCGGTTTTAATGTTTTCTATCCAATTACTATTATCCAAGTACCATCTTATGGTTTTCTTTAAACCTGTTTCAAAGGTTTCCTTGGGATACCAATTTAGTTCTCTTTGAATTTTTGAAGAATCAATGGCATATCTGAGATCATGTCCTGGTCTGTCCTTAACAAAGGTAATTAAGCTTTTAAAATCCTCAGGGCTTTTACCTGCTTCTCCAGCCAGAACCTCACATATCTTATGAACTATGTCTATGTTTGTCCATTCATTATTTCCACCAATATTGTAGGTTTCGCCAAGCTTACCCTCTTGAATAACCTTCCAAATAGCTTCGCAATGATCTGTAACATAGAGCCAATCCCGTACATTTTCCCCTGTACCATATATGGGCAGAGGTTTACCTTCTAGAGCATTTAATATCATTACTGGTATTAATTTTTCTGGGAACTGATATGGGCCATAGTTATTTGAGCAATTTGTTATCTTTATTGGAAGTCCATATGTACGAAAATACGCCCTTGCCAGATGGTCACTAGAAGCCTTTGAAGCTGAATATGGGCTGCTGGGATCATAATTTGTTTCTTCTGTAAATAAGCCTGTTTCCCCTAATGAGCCATATACCTCATCTGTACTTACATGATGAAAAATCTTACCATTTTTATTAATCCAGCTCTTTCTGCACGCCTCTAACAGGTTAAACGTGCCCACTATATTCGTATGTATAAATTCTGCCGGTCCTAATATACTCCTATCAACATGGCTTTCAGCTGCAAAATGAACAATTATATCAGGTGCATATTTTTCAAATACATCTATAACCTGATTATAGTCAGCAATATCGCACTTGATGAAGGTATAGTTAGACATATCTTCTATGTCTTTTAGATTTGAAAGATTAGCTGCATATGTAAGCTTATCAAGATTTATAAAGCTGTATTCCGGATATTTTGGTACTAACAAATTCAGAAAGTTGGATCCTATAAATCCAGCACCACCAGTTACTAGAATCCTCAAAAAATCTCCCCCTTCTCAAAAGCAAGCTAGAATCGTAACACACCATGATACCCCAGGCATCTCAAATCATAAAGAAAACTTGGCTTTCGCCAAGACTTTTGGCGCCAGCGAAAGCCTTAGTTGCACCAATAGTTCTAGCATTTTTAATGCGTAGAAATACCAGCCCCTTTGGGGCACTTATACTATCTACATTTTAAAGATATACTTTCTGATAGCGTAAAAAATTACAGACTATTTGTCATTTAATGTCTGTTCTTATTTAATCTTCTATATTATTAAATGAATTCCTGCTAAAAAACAAAAAATTTAACCAACAGTTTTTCCCATTATATCCAATGTCTTAGTAGTTCCAAGCAAAAACTACTTAACAAATACTTTGTTAAGAAAAAAGGTCAACTTAGGATTCAGGTAATCTGCAGGGGGGATGTTCTTGTTTGATTTGAAATGATATAATGTAGTTAGTTATTATCAGTTGATTTTAGTTGATAATAGTTGTATAATTATTATCGGGGTGATAGTATATGTTAAAAGGCAATGAGCTGATGACTGCTAAAGAGCTAGCTGAAGCTTTAAACCTTTCTGCGGAAACAATCTGGAGGTACACCAGGGAAAAGAAAATCCCCTATATTGAATTGGGGGCCAGACAATACCGCTATAATCTGGAGGAAGTGATTAGTAAGCTTGAGGGGCAGGTTGTGCAGGAGGAAAAGGCTCAGTATCTAACTGATACGTCAAAAAAATACACCTACCAGGACTATTTAGAACTGCCGGAGGAGCCGGGTTACCGTTTTGAAATACTTGAGGGTATGCTGGTTAAAGAACCGTCACCTAATGTCATGCACCAGAGGGTCTCCCGCAGGCTCCAGCGTATCCTGGAAGATTACTTCTGGGAGCATGATCCCCAGGGGGAAGTATTTGATGCTCCCCTTGATACGACTTTTAAAGAAATTACTGTGGTTCAGCCTGACCTGTTTTATGTTTCTGGGGAGCAAAAAGACATTATTAAAGACACCAGAGTTGACGGCCCGCCCACCCTGGTTGTGGAAATCCTTTCTCCATCAACCAGCCGCAAGGACAGGCTTATAAAAATGCGTATCTACCAGAAGGCCGGGGTCAGATATTACTGGCTTGTAGATCCTGAAGAAAAAACCATGGAGTGCTTTGCCCTAAAAGACGGCCTCTATGCCTTGATTGCTGCAGCCTTGGAAGAGGATGTTTTAGAGCATCCAGATTTTCCAGGGTTAACCATTAAGCTGGGGCCCCTGTGGGAAAATTAATCGCATAAAACATAGCGTAATAAGATCTATTAATTATACTACTTAAACTACCTTCATAGGCAAGTAAAGTTTTTGCAATTATTTCTTTTATAAATTATTTCTTTGTTCTTTAGTTAAGCTATCAACAATTACAAGAATATCTATATCAGAGTCAGGACTTTGATCATTTCTTGCATATGAACCATATAGGAATATCTTTATGTTGTTGCCAAGGTTTTTTCTCAAAATTGAACTTAATTCCGCCAATATTGTCTCAATATTTTTTTCATTATATAATTTTTAATGACTATCAATTTTGCTCAGGAAAACCTTGCCCCTCGAACTAGTGTTTGCTATAATTAATACAAACAACAGTTCGGGAGTGGTTGTCGTGGCAAAACAAAACTCAATAAATTTAATGCAATTTCAAACAATATTTAGTTCAGAAGAAGCTTGTTATAATCATTTATACCAGATGAAGTGGTCTGATGGATTTAAGTGCCCAAGATGCGGGCATTCACAAGCTTACAAGATTAAAACCCGAAAGTTTCCTTTGTATGAATGTGTTGATTGTAAACATCAAACTACTGTTACTGCTGGAACAATCTTTGAAAAAACTAGAACAGACTTACGTATCTGGTTTTTGGCAATATTTTTAGTTGCTCATGACAAGCGTGGAAACTCTGCTACTTTCCTTTCAAACCAGTTAGGTATCTGCTATCAAACCGCCTGGACAATGCTTCATAAAATCAGAAAGGCTATGGGTGAACGTGATACAAATTATACTTTAGCCGGTATTGTTGAGCTTGATGATGCTTATTTTGGTTCTCCTACTAAAGGTGGTAAACGTGGTAGAGGTACAGAACAAACTCAAGTATTAGTAGGCCTATCATTAAACTCAATAGGGCAGCCACTATATGTCAAGATGGAAATAATTCCTGACTTAAGAGGAACTACAATTAGTGATTTTGCTCAAAGAACTATTGAAGAAGGTTCTGTTATTTCCAGTGATAAGTATCGTTCATATAACGTACTAGCTGCTGATCCTAAATATGAGCATAAACCAAAGATATTTAACCCAAAAGAAGATTCCGAGCATCTTAAGTGGCTTCATACTATTATTTCAAACGCAAAAGCTTTTGTAGCAGGTACCTACCATGGACTAGGAACAAAGCATTTGCAGGCCTACTTAAACGAATTTTGTTATCGCTTTAATAGAAGAATGTTTAAAGGTGAATTATTTAATAGATTGGTAAAAGCCTGCGTTTCTGTTTCAACGATTACTTATCCTGAGCTAGTTGGATAATCATTTAATTTTTTAAAAAACAACTAAAGGTGGTTGGAAATGGACCTGATTTTCACTGAAGACTGTCTTAGGTATAAAGCTAAAGGGCACCCAGAAAGTCCTGAAAGGATTAAAGCTGCTTACGAGTTTTTATTTGACAAGTTTAATATCCTAACCCCGGAACTAGCAAATGAAAAGGATCTTTTACTTGTACATGATGCCAGACTAGTAAAAATAATAAAAAGCGGCAAGTTTTATGACATAAATAGTCCAAATTACGAGAATCTATACTATTATGCTGCCCTTTCTGCAGGCGGTGCAATTAAGGCCCAGGAGGTACAAGGATTCAGTCTAATGCGCCCACCCGGACACCATGCAGGCAAAAACTTTTTGGGAGGATTTTGCTATTTTAACAATCTAGCTGTAGCTGTAAAAAAGTCAGGTTTGAAAACACTTATTGTTGATATTGATGCACACCATGGCAATGGTACAGAAGATATTTTTTATGGCGATAAACAAGTTGTTTTTATATCCCTGCACCACGCAGGGATATTTCCAGGCAGCGGAAATTATTCGCTTTTAAATATACTAAATTTTCCATTGGCAAGACGCTGTGGTGATAAAACATATATTAAAACCCTTGCTGAGGCCCTGGATTATGTGTCTGACGAAAATTTTGAACAGCTTGCCATTTCGGCAGGGTTTGATGGTCACGAGAGAGATCCTTTAGCCTCTCTAGGATTGACTACTTCTGCCTATGAGAAGATTGGAAGTATGCTGACCAGACTTAATCTGCCCACCTTTGCTGTTTTGGAAGGAGGCTATGCAGTAAATGATTTAAAGCATAATATTCTAGCTTTTATTAGAGGCTTTAAATCTGGCAAAATATAAACACTTTAATGTCAATCCCCAAAGGACAGGCCTATCTCTCTGCATGTCTTGACTAATGGGTCATCTATAGGTACCAGGCGGACCCCCTTGACTTGTTCTAAAGGGATGCTGGTAATCTTATTTTCTCTAAGCACCACCATTTCACCAAATCTGCCTTTAGCAGCTAGCTCTGCTGCCCTGGCTCCCAGCTGGGTGGCAAAGACCCTGTCAAAGCTGTTGGGAGAACCTCCCCTCTGCAGGTGACCTAGAATTGTAGCCCTGGATTCTATCCCAGTGTATTCTTCAATAACCCTGGCCAGCCAGCTGCTGACACCGCCAAGTCTTGGAACGTTGAAAATATCCATGCCTATTCCTTCCCTGACAATCTGCTCGCCAGAGAGGGTTTTAATTCCTTCAGAAACTATGATCAAGCTAAAGCTTTTGCCCCTTGCTATCCTTTCCTGTATGGTTTTGTTGATGGATTCAAGATTATAGGGAATCTCTGGTATGAGTATGATATCTGCCCCGCCGGCAGCACCCCCATGGAGGGCTATCCAGCCGGCATCCCTGCCCATTACTTCTAATATCATGACCCTGTGGTGAGATTCTGCTGTGGTATGGAGCCTGTCCAGGGCATCTGTTGCAATATCAACTGCACTGTTAAAGCCGAAGGTCATTTCCGTTCCTACAATGTCATTGTCTATTGTCTTGGGTACCCCTATCACCTTAATATCAGTACTGGCAGATATCTGGTTGGCAAGCCTCATGGAGCCATCCCCTCCAATGACAACCAGACAGTCAAGCTTTAAAGCATGATAGTTTTCATTCATTGTCCCTGACATGTCTAGATAAACCTCTTTGCCGTCAACAATCTGCTTGAATTTAAAAGGGTTGTCCCTGTTGGTTGTGCCCAGGATGGTACCACCCCTGGATAGTATTCCTGATACACTCTCATGGTTTAAAACAATATATCGGTTTTCAATAAGGCCTTTAAAACCATCTTTAAAACCAAATATTTCATGGCCTCGACCAATACCCGAGCGTGTAATGGCTCTAATAACTGCATTTAATCCGGGACAATCCCCTCCACCTGTTAAGACTCCTATACGCATTGTAAGACCCCTTTCTTTTTTTACTTGCTTTACACCTTTACTTGCTTTAAACCCTAAAGCCTATTTTTTGCTAGTAAAATAGTATTTGGGCTTCTTGCAGCAGCATGGATTAATAATTAGCTACATTTTACCACTCTTGCGGCTATAGTTCTATGAAATAACTTCAAAAGGGAAGAATTTCAAAAACTATGCTGCATTATAGTATTAACAGCTATTTTTTACGGCTTCAACTTATAATGGCAAGCCTTTTGATGCTTAAGGAGTTTATTGATTGAGGCCATATGGTATAATTTATGTGAATAAAATAAATTACATGGGGAGGTCACTATGAAAAAAATAGGTTTTATTGGTCTAGGGACCATGGGCCTGCCAATGGCAAACAATCTTTTAAAAGCAGGTTATGAACTTATAGTGTATAATCGTTCAATGGACAGGGTGAAACTGTTAGAAGGTGAGCTGGTTACAGCAGCTGATACTCCTGCCGAAGCAGCTGCCAGAAGTGAGGTGGTTTTTACAATGCTTTCCGCAGACAAGGCTGTAGAAGAGATTGTCCTGGGCAGGGATGGCGTCATAGAAGGAGCAGCTTCAGGATTGATAGTTGTAGACTGCACCACCATCAATCCCGCCACGTCAAAAAAACTGGCTCAAGTCCTGGCTCATAAAGGCATGGAGTTTTTAGACGCTCCTGTTACAGGCAGTGAACCCCATGCCGTTAAGGGTGTATTGACCTTCATGGTTGGCGGGAACAAAGAAATCTTTGATAAGTGCTTCCCTTTGTTTGAGGTCATGGGACAAAAGGCTGTACATGTGGGGGATCATGGAACAGGTTCAACTGCAAAGCTGGCAAATAATCTTATTGCTGTAGTCAATATGCTTGCTCTTGCTGAGGGAGTTACCATGGCAGCAAAAGCAGGCATAAATCCAGAAACATTTATGAAGGTTATACAAGGTGGTGGAGCAGGCAGCGGCATGGCT of the Desulfitibacter alkalitolerans DSM 16504 genome contains:
- a CDS encoding GNAT family N-acetyltransferase; the protein is MKKKYLIKDENLILRTINRDDLEFLRKWRNCEDNRKWFINKGLISVKQQLEWYESYLKRTNDLVFIIEDVKNNNCSIGTASLYNIDTANLSAEFGRLIIGNDSYKGKGYAKRATELLCDFAFKELKLFTVYLEVLSNNERAINLYKRIGFRKESIADKQSISVLKMVIENR
- a CDS encoding Uma2 family endonuclease; amino-acid sequence: MLKGNELMTAKELAEALNLSAETIWRYTREKKIPYIELGARQYRYNLEEVISKLEGQVVQEEKAQYLTDTSKKYTYQDYLELPEEPGYRFEILEGMLVKEPSPNVMHQRVSRRLQRILEDYFWEHDPQGEVFDAPLDTTFKEITVVQPDLFYVSGEQKDIIKDTRVDGPPTLVVEILSPSTSRKDRLIKMRIYQKAGVRYYWLVDPEEKTMECFALKDGLYALIAAALEEDVLEHPDFPGLTIKLGPLWEN
- a CDS encoding ABC transporter permease, producing MRYFKNIYNGRYILFSLVSRDLKNRYRGTILGIAWSLVTPLGLVAIIGTVFSLLWGISMKVFVPYLFSGLIPWLYISACAQGGTTSFISAQGYIKQTQTPIEIFPIRTALVEFTNLLFGLGAFFIVYLFISPENFNYFMLMVVPALIIWLVFGISLATLAALINTHIRDYAPLQGLIIQGFFYVTPIVWKPDILAEKNYGIIYQLNPIYYMLEIIRRPLLGEMVTDFHVWTIALGITLLLACASVLFTIRIGRKITFKL
- a CDS encoding nucleotidyltransferase domain-containing protein yields the protein MAELSSILRKNLGNNIKIFLYGSYARNDQSPDSDIDILVIVDSLTKEQRNNL
- the rfbA gene encoding glucose-1-phosphate thymidylyltransferase RfbA; this encodes MKGIILAGGSGSRLKPCTIAITKQLLPVYDKPMIYYPLSTLMFAGIKDVLIISTPEDTPKYKEVLGDGSRLGMNFSYEVQEKPEGIAQAFIIGEKFIGNDNVCLILGDNVFYGHGLTNTLRKAGDLNDGAIVFGYWVKDPERYGVVDFDEAGKVLSIEEKPRNPKSNYAVPGLYFYDNQVVEISKNLKPSARGELEITDVNIEYLKKGKLSVELLGRGTAWLDTGTPESLLDAANFIATIEKRQGLKIACIEEIAYRMGFIDKSQLKAIISSMCNCYYKDYLINLFKVS
- a CDS encoding glycosyltransferase family 1 protein translates to MRKTRVLALCLSTIPSATVGVIKPLQEIEKRGLLEFRFKESLKVNKSDIVFADVVIFIRGSEDLELDLAKECRKLHKYNIYFLDDDLPNITETSNSYIYYSNKVVQNNILSIMKQCDGLWTTNLLLLDKYKCFFQKASKLDAPALLADMDINIDKIQDKIKIGFAGGLDHKYFIDTFLEAPIKDIYDRFSDRIEFQFFGVKPSFHVDYPVIYLPYETLHDKYSERMHSLKWDIGLAPLPQTDFHACKYFNKFLEYGALGIAGVYSNVEPYKRIVVNNINGMLTDNDKHQWINAISYLIQNPNHLLRIKNNVLKQVREQFNLTTISNDVCRAFPELTEYKAPSILEQDVCISCCNKNYWAYKLINLIKREGLNSAKVLLQKILEKARH
- the rfbB gene encoding dTDP-glucose 4,6-dehydratase, which produces MRILVTGGAGFIGSNFLNLLVPKYPEYSFINLDKLTYAANLSNLKDIEDMSNYTFIKCDIADYNQVIDVFEKYAPDIIVHFAAESHVDRSILGPAEFIHTNIVGTFNLLEACRKSWINKNGKIFHHVSTDEVYGSLGETGLFTEETNYDPSSPYSASKASSDHLARAYFRTYGLPIKITNCSNNYGPYQFPEKLIPVMILNALEGKPLPIYGTGENVRDWLYVTDHCEAIWKVIQEGKLGETYNIGGNNEWTNIDIVHKICEVLAGEAGKSPEDFKSLITFVKDRPGHDLRYAIDSSKIQRELNWYPKETFETGLKKTIRWYLDNSNWIENIKTGEYKKWMDLNYTDRVG
- the rfbD gene encoding dTDP-4-dehydrorhamnose reductase; its protein translation is MRILLLGKNGQIGWELQRTMATLGEITAWDIEDLDLTDEKAIRTGVRKVQPQLIVNAAAYTAVDKAEEEPELAMAINGIAPGILAEEAKKIGAGIIHYSTDYVFDGTKNSPYTEEDEPNPINVYGKTKLEGERNIQNSGAPYFIFRTSWAYGIRGKNFFLKILDLIKDKEFFNVVDDQIGSPTWSRMIAEATAQIVLQCNQGLLNSFDKHKGIYNMTADGYTSWYGFANIIVKKYCLIHSNRFVKINHIKSEDYPSNVARPKNSILSNTKLFNVFGISLPHWEKQLELVFAELIITNKIVK
- a CDS encoding DegT/DnrJ/EryC1/StrS family aminotransferase — translated: MGLQLFVPTFRVDECLQEIKECLEKGWTGLGFKTVQFEEEWKKYTGLPNAHFLNSATAGLHIAIKVLKMKNGWGDLDEIISTPLTFISTNHAISYENLKVVFADIDNSLCISPEDIEKKITDKTKAVLYVGIGGNTGEYTRVVELCKKHGLKLILDAAHMAGTRLNGEIPGKEADVVVYSFQAVKNLPTADSGMICFKDFENDELCRKLTWLGINKDTYSRTSSKGAYKWKYDVEHLGYKYHGNSIMAAIGLVQLKYLDQDNSYRRQLSVWYDKNFANWSNKIKPVMVSEGCESSRHLYIIEVNNRDELLLALNESEIYPGVHYRDNTEYEMYLYANGTCPRTHYLSGRILSLPLHLQMTKKDVDYISDKIINYSK
- a CDS encoding dTDP-4-dehydrorhamnose 3,5-epimerase family protein, coding for MANWKKDKISGVIIQKLVKHVDERGYLTETMRVDELPEGLNPIMSYVSYTEPGVSRGPHEHVEQTDIFSFIGPGNFKIKLWDNREKSDTYGNYMLLYGGEDNPITVIIPPGIIHGYKNVSKTARGMVINYPDKLFMGWGKKDAVDEIRHEDEANSPFSMED